In one Portunus trituberculatus isolate SZX2019 chromosome 31, ASM1759143v1, whole genome shotgun sequence genomic region, the following are encoded:
- the LOC123511064 gene encoding uncharacterized protein LOC123511064: MGELPLQDNIKILGVAIDRELRYDQHLASVARQTSQRVSALRRVASNLDPQGILTLYKAQIRPCMEYGALTWMSSAVTHTRRLDAVQRRALRLLGDDEEIADSVTSLEHRREVAALTVCHKTQVLHTPHLTRLYLPPHHAQRATRQAAAGRRMTVLRSHTSQHLRTYKARAARLWNGFTEATPCVADMSNHQAKVAANTWRATLPTPFLSSSSCT; the protein is encoded by the exons atgggtgag CTGCCCCTCCAAGACAACATCAAGATCCTGGGTGTTGCCATTGACCGGGAGCTGCGCTACGACCAGCACCTCGCGTCTGTGgcccgccagacctctcagcgtgtgtcagccctCCGCAGGGTGGCAAGCAACCTGGATCCCCAAGGCATCCTgacgctgtacaaggcacagatccgcccttgtatggaaTACGGAGCCTTGACGTGGATGTCCAGTGCTGTCACCCACACCAGGCGACTCGATGCGGTGCAGAGGCGCGCTCTCCGTCTGCTGGGGGACGATGAAGAGATCGCCGACAGCGTGACATCCCTGGAACACCGTCGCGAAGTGGCAGCTCTGACAGTCTGCCACAAGACACAGGTGCTCCACACTCCTCACCTCACCCGCCTGTACTTGCCGCCTCACCACGCCCAACGCGCGACGCGACAGGCAGCGGCCGGAAGACGTATGACGGTGCTACGCTCACACACGTCACAGCATCTGAGGACGTACAAGGCCAGGGCAGCGCGTCTCTGGAACGGCTTCACGGAGGCCACGCCTTGTGTGGCAGACATGTCAAATCACCAAGCGAAAGTGGCTGCCAACACCTGGAGGGCCACACTCCCCACACCGTTCCTGTCCAGCTCCTCCTGTACATAA